The following coding sequences lie in one Arachis hypogaea cultivar Tifrunner chromosome 9, arahy.Tifrunner.gnm2.J5K5, whole genome shotgun sequence genomic window:
- the LOC112711135 gene encoding uncharacterized protein, with amino-acid sequence MACWSAENATKAYLSTLKMGQKAKEPDVAEFISALAAGNNAQTMVVACAGAAGSTALALVAAANQTGGQVICIVNSHQNLKASKTALGTAAQRVEFMVGEAQELMVNHTFDSADFLLIDCNLDSHEEILKKVHGNNNNGTVVVVGYNAFSCNGSSWFGSRTTQLLPIGEGLLVTKFGIGSNVINSPKYGGGNRVMSRANSNKSRWVVKVDKCTGEEHVFRVRFPPQGKVIHA; translated from the exons ATGGCTTGTTGGTCTGCAGAAAATGCCACTAAGGCCTATCTCAGCACTTTAAAAATG GGTCAAAAGGCGAAGGAACCAGACGTGGCTGAGTTCATATCAGCACTAGCAGCAGGAAACAACGCACAAACAATGGTCGTTGCCTGCGCCGGCGCAGCCGGATCCACCGCACTAGCCTTGGTGGCCGCTGCAAACCAAACCGGCGGCCAAGTTATCTGCATTGTAAACAGCCATCAAAATCTAAAAGCCTCCAAAACCGCATTGGGTACCGCGGCACAACGAGTCGAATTCATGGTTGGAGAAGCACAAGAACTAATGGTAAACCACACTTTTGATTCAGCTGATTTTCTGCTTATAGATTGCAACCTTGATAGCCACgaagaaatcctcaagaaagtgcatgGAAATAATAACAATGGAACAGTAGTTGTTGTTGGATACAATGCATTTAGTTGCAACGGGTCTTCTTGGTTTGGTTCAAGGACTACTCAATTGCTTCCAATTGGTGAAGGACTTTTGGTAACTAAATTTGGAATTGGATCCAATGTGATTAATAGTCCTAAGTATGGTGGAGGAAACAGAGTAATGAGCAGGGCTAACAGTAACAAGAGCCGTTGGGTTGTTAAGGTTGATAAATGCACAGGGGAGGAACATGTTTTCAGGGTCAGATTTCCACCACAAGGAAAAGTCATTCATgcttaa